A stretch of the Ischnura elegans chromosome 5, ioIscEleg1.1, whole genome shotgun sequence genome encodes the following:
- the LOC124158836 gene encoding reticulophagy regulator 3-like: MTTWRTFFWRLWPWKRDNEDEKCSFKSNDRIVNRFDQYAVLIEYIAVWENPLVSAACVLLVNLIFWFIYAFERKFYCILTLVLWFILFYNFWNEHLFPFVKSQSTNFAVFGDWCYRNCRTSAVKEDGRYYVHLRTCASKFYCWMVKCRQDYPGLFCAWMLTFFMSVAALGQALPGLPLAYAASMLLLVGPALALRFWHPSLHKILLAPSTPSGDEVEEYLPESSGEALAVLAQAADLSVGAECSEGVDDDSLIPRGDLTNSGADSTAHISALDLDVLRMPPHDDQESLEGSLDAPEEFALTPCLVDGVRRRRKRPQHQGEDVMCFESTHFDGSSSEEEGEALSLLGGGGKVGPMGQLLGQLLVRTGAAASVALAVQGRVAQGRGVQSRAAEPPPSDDDESDEDFEMISEEDLS; encoded by the exons ATGACAACTTGGAGGACTTTCTTTTGGCGATTATGGCCTTGGAAGAGAGATAATGAAGATGAGAAATGTTCATTTAAAAGTAACGATAGAATTGTTAATCGTTTTGACCAATATGCTGTGTTGATAGAATATATCGCAGTGTGGGAGAATCCTCTTGTGAGCGCAGCATGTGTGTTGCTGGTCAACTTAATATTCTG GTTCATATATGCattcgaaagaaaattttattgtatACTGACCTTGGTGCTGtggtttatattattttacaacTTTTGGAATGAGCATCTGTTTCCGTTCGTGAAATCTCAATCGACCAATTTTGCCGTTTTCGGTGATTGGTGTTACCGAAATTGCAG AACATCAGCCGTGAAAGAAGACGGCCGATATTATGTTCACCTTCGCACCTGTGCTAGCAAGTTTTACTGCTGGATGGTGAAGTGTCGTCAGGATTATCCTGGATTG TTTTGCGCATGGATGCTCACCTTCTTTATGTCGGTTGCTGCCCTGGGGCAAGCCCTCCCGGGTCTTCCATTGGCGTACGCTGCATCCATGTTGCTTCTGGTGGGTCCAGCACTGGCGCTGCGCTTCTGGCATCCATCCCTCCACAAAATCCTCCTAGCTCCCTCTACGCCAAGTG GGGACGAGGTGGAGGAATACCTTCCAGAGAGCAGTGGGGAGGCTCTTGCTGTGCTGGCACAGGCAGCTGACCTAAGTGTTGGAGCAGAGTGCAGTGAAGGAGTAGATGATGACTCGCTTATCCCTCGTGGCGATCTCACCAATAGTGGTGCAG ACTCTACGGCGCACATCTCGGCACTGGACTTGGATGTGTTACGCATGCCACCACATGACGATCAGGAGTCACTCGAGGGCAGCCTGGATGCTCCTGAGGAATTTGCATTGACGCCTTGCCTGGTGGATGGTGTGCGTCGGCGGCGCAAGAGGCCGCAGCACCAGGGAGAGGATGTCATGTGCTTCGAGAGCACACACTTTGACGGGAGCAGCTccgaggaggagggggaggcatTGTCGCTGTTGGGTGGTGGTGGCAAGGTGGGCCCGATGGGCCAATTACTGGGGCAGCTTCTAGTGCGCACAGGGGCTGCTGCATCTGTGGCGTTAGCAGTGCAAGGCCGTGTGGCACAGGGCAGGGGGGTGCAGAGCAGGGCTGCTGAGCCACCCCCAAGCGATGATGACGAGAGTGACGAAGACTTTGAAATGATCTCTGAGGAAGACCTTTCGTAG